In Tripterygium wilfordii isolate XIE 37 chromosome 23, ASM1340144v1, whole genome shotgun sequence, one genomic interval encodes:
- the LOC119993660 gene encoding lectin-like, with protein sequence MHLLPILLLLAAAFLNHAYAARLAPELDAAQVPATNFAFKAFNSQSCSPSSNLLCTGSVTAADGFLSLTQDPSLFPGFQGPNRDQVGRVLYREPVAAWPAFVSTTFTVRIVGASNSPTGDGMTFIFAPDNSSSPAESTGFNLGIVGQANTDAASSDIRQLAVELDTYKNDFDIDANHIAVDTRSVDNPLIAASLNSSGIDLKSGKDITFKIDYNSWTKGLEVHAAYDSNPLVKILSLQIDIAATIPNSVYVGFTAATGYFTESHQLLSWEFKSTTKWNH encoded by the exons ATGCATCTTCTTCCTATTCTTCTGCTTCTTGCAGCTGCCTTTCTCAACCACGCTTATGCAGCAAGGCTTGCTCCGGAGCTTGACGCCGCACAAGTGCCCGCGACTAACTTTGCTTTCAAGGCTTTTAACAGTCAAAGTTGCAGCCCCTCCAGTAACCTACTCTGCACCGGCTCTGTTACAGCCGCTGATGGTTTCTTAAGCCTTACGCAGGACCCTTCACTATTCCCTGGTTTTCAAGGCCCAAATAGAGACCAGGTTGGAAGGGTTCTATACCGTGAACCGGTGGCTGCTTGGCCAGCATTTGTCTCTACCACCTTCACAGTCAGAATTGTCGGAGCCTCCAATTCACCTACCGGAGATGGAATGACATTTATTTTCGCTCCAGATAATAGTTCTTCACCAGCTGAGAGCACTGGCTTCAATCTTGGAATTGTCGGACAAGCAAATACAG ATGCAGCTAGCAGTGATATTCGTCAATTAGCAGTGGAGCTGGATACTTACAAGAACGATTTTGACATTGATGCGAATCACATTGCTGTCGACACAAGAAGTGTAGATAATCCACTAATAGCTGCGAGTCTCAACAGCAGTGGAATTGACCTTAAAAGTGGGAAGGACATCACATTTAAAATCGATTATAACAGCTGGACGAAAGGGCTGGAAGTACATGCAGCATATGATTCAAACCCACTTGTGAAGATTCTTTCCCTGCAAATTGACATCGCAGCTACGATTCCAAACTCCGTCTATGTTGGCTTCACAGCTGCCACTGGGTATTTCACAGAGAGCCATCAACTTCTCAGCTGGGAGTTTAAATCTACAACAAAGTGGAACCATTAA
- the LOC119993803 gene encoding lectin 1-like yields MNAKLVMNQVNTTTMHLLVLFLAAAFLNQAYTARELDAQVPATNFAFGTFDAQSCSSSSNLLCTGSVTAGNGFLSLTPEPSLLSGYPKNQVGRVLYRQPVVAWPAFISTTFKFKIMGAPNSPAGDGMTFIFAPDNSPSPPGSTGFNLGIVPDSDGASNVRQLVLELDTYKNGFDIDGNHISVDTISVDKPLITASLNSSGVDLKSGKDIVVQINYNSWTKWLEVYASYVSDPPAKILALQIDIAATIPNSVYVGFTAATGSLAESHQLLGWEFKSNTKSN; encoded by the exons ATGAATGCGAAGCTGGTAATGAATCAAGTAAATACAACAACAATGCATCTTCTTGTTCTGTTTCTTGCAGCTGCCTTTCTCAACCAAGCTTATACAGCAAGGGAGCTTGACGCACAAGTCCCCGCTACTAACTTTGCTTTCGGTACTTTCGACGCTCAAAGTTGCAGCTCCTCCAGCAACCTACTCTGCACTGGCTCTGTTACAGCCGGTAATGGTTTCTTAAGCCTTACGCCAGAGCCTTCGCTATTATCTGGTTATCCAAAAAACCAGGTTGGAAGGGTTTTATACCGTCAACCGGTGGTTGCTTGGCCAGCATTTATCTCTACCACcttcaaattcaaaattatgGGAGCCCCCAATTCACCTGCCGGAGATGGAATGACATTTATTTTTGCTCCAGATAATAGTCCTTCACCACCTGGCAGCACTGGCTTCAATCTTGGAATCGTACCAGATTCAG ATGGAGCTAGTAATGTTCGTCAATTAGTACTGGAGTTGGATACTTACAAGAACGGTTTTGACATTGATGGGAATCACATCTCTGTCGACACAATAAGTGTAGATAAACCACTAATAACTGCGAGTCTCAACAGCAGTGGAGTTGATCTTAAAAGTGGGAAGGATATCGTAGTTCAAATCAATTATAATAGCTGGACGAAATGGCTTGAAGTATATGCATCATATGTATCAGACCCACCTGCGAAGATTCTTGCCCTACAAATTGACATCGCTGCTACGATTCCAAACTCTGTGTACGTTGGCTTCACAGCTGCCACTGGTTCTTTGGCAGAGAGCCATCAACTTCTCGGCTGGGAGTTTAAATCCAACACAAAGTCGAATTAA
- the LOC119992821 gene encoding lectin-like, translating into MNAKLVMNQAKIPTTMHILLVLFLAAVAFLNQAYAERLAPEPAPQLSATNFAFPAFDTQSCSSSSNLLCLGAVTAHDGFLSLEPEPSPYAGFQVLNKGGRVQYRHPVGAWLAFFSTTFTYRIVGVSNSPSILSFDGITFIMAPDDRTGVNLGTVGQVNTDAASDIRLITVELYTQKNDFDIDGNYITLRTNVFGIDLKSGKVIKVRIDYNSWRKWLEVYAAFESDPLDKVFSTQIDIAATFPNSMYVGFTAATGYFTESYQLLSWEFKSSTKWNQTNKE; encoded by the exons ATGAATGCCAAGCTGGTAATGAATCAAGCAAAAATACCAACAACTATGCATATTCTTCTTGTTCTGTTTCTTGCAGCTGTTGCCTTTCTCAACCAAGCTTATGCAGAAAGGCTTGCTCCAGAGCCTGCACCACAACTCTCCGCTACTAACTTTGCTTTCCCTGCTTTCGACACCCAAAGTTGCAGCTCCTCCAGCAACCTACTCTGCCTCGGCGCTGTTACAGCCCATGATGGTTTCTTAAGCCTTGAGCCGGAGCCTTCGCCATATGCTGGTTTTCAAGTCCTAAACAAGGGTGGAAGGGTTCAATACCGTCATCCGGTGGGGGCTTGGCTAGCATTTTTCTCTACCACCTTCACATACAGAATTGTCGGAGTCTCCAATTCACCTTCCATCCTTTCCTTTGATGGAATCACATTCATTATGGCTCCAGATGACAGGACTGGTGTCAATCTTGGAACCGTGGGACAAGTAAATACAg ATGCAGCTAGTGATATTCGCCTCATCACAGTGGAGCTGTATACTCAGAAGAACGACTTTGACATTGATGGGAATTACATCACTCTCAGGACAAATGTCTTTGGAATTGACCTTAAAAGTGGGAAGGTTATCAAAGTTCGAATCGATTATAATAGCTGGAGGAAATGGCTTGAAGTATATGCAGCATTTGAATCTGACCCACTTGACAAGGTCTTTTCCACACAAATTGACATCGCAGCTACTTTTCCAAACTCCATGTATGTTGGCTTCACAGCTGCCACTGGGTATTTCACAGAGAGCTATCAACTTCTCAGCTGGGAGTTTAAATCTTCAACAAAGTGGAACCAAACCAATAAAGAATGA